The following are from one region of the Colius striatus isolate bColStr4 chromosome Z, bColStr4.1.hap1, whole genome shotgun sequence genome:
- the LOC104562560 gene encoding cytochrome c oxidase subunit 7C, mitochondrial, protein MLSAAVRRFTTSAVRRVHYEEGPGKNLPFSVDNKWRLLVVMCGFFGSGFVAPFLIVRHQLLKK, encoded by the exons ATGCTGTCCGCCGCCGTCCGCAGGTTCACCACCTCCGCCGTTCGCAGGGTGCACTATGAGGAAGGACCTGGAAAG aACCTTCCATTTTCTGTGGACAACAAATGGCGGCTGCTTGTAGTGATGTGTGGGTTCTTTGGAAGTGGATTTGTCGCCCCGTTCCTTATAGTCAGACACCAGCTTCTTAAGAAATGA